CATCAGCCGTGCCGACTCCGGCAAGCCGTCTGACAGGGTGCAGGCCGACCCGGGAGCGCCGGACGGGCGGTCTCGACAGGGGGGCAACATCACGCAACAACCTCTTGCAGCACATCCCGCGACACCTGCCGCAAGAAGCGCGCCATCCCGAAGGCGAGCCTTCGGATTTGATCCGCCTCAAGGACACCGGGCCAGAGTGCGCCGCACCTTCATGGCGAAAAGGCGGCCCGGCAACGGGTCCGCTTTAGGTTCAAGGGAGGACGACCCCGTGCGGAAGATCGTGACCTGGGTGCTGGTATCGGATGGCGGGCGTGCCCGCGTCTTCGAGAACGATGGCCCCGACCGCGGGCTGACGGAACTGACCGATCTCGCCCGCGAGGCGGATCTTGCGCCGTCGCGCGACATCATGGCGGACCGGCAGGGGCGGACATTCGATTCCGCCGGTCCGGGCCGTCACGCGATGGAGCGGCCTACGGATCCGCGGGAACTGGAAGAGGAGCGCTTCCTCGATGAAACCCTGGCGATGGTGGCGGGCCACGCGCGCAAGGGGCGTTTCGACCGGCTGATCATCGCCGCGCCGCCGCGTGCGCTCGGCCACATGCGCAAGGAGTTGCCGCGCGAACTGAGCGAGCGGCTGCATGCCGACCTTCCCAAGGACCTGACGAAGGCGGGCCTGGTCGAGATCCAGAAGCAGGTCGGCACCGTGATGGCGGTCTGAGACCCGCGGCGGCGCTCAGGCCCCCTTTCCCGTGACGCCCGACAGGAGGTCGCGGGCATCGTCCTCGCGCGCCAGCGCCTGGCGCCGGCGCAGGGCGGTTTGCGCACGTGCGATCTCGTCGCACGCCGTCTGCCGCCC
This is a stretch of genomic DNA from Futiania mangrovi. It encodes these proteins:
- a CDS encoding host attachment family protein, yielding MRKIVTWVLVSDGGRARVFENDGPDRGLTELTDLAREADLAPSRDIMADRQGRTFDSAGPGRHAMERPTDPRELEEERFLDETLAMVAGHARKGRFDRLIIAAPPRALGHMRKELPRELSERLHADLPKDLTKAGLVEIQKQVGTVMAV